The DNA window CCGCCGCCCCCGTACACCTCGGCTATCACGGCATCGGCGGACGGCGCGGCGAACGCGGTGTGCACGCCCACCCCCGCCAGCACGATCGAGCCGGTGATCGCGATCGGGACCAGCCGCCTGCGCAGCCGGGCGGGGCGGGGCGCTGCGGGACGGGAGTGCGTGTCTGCGTCGGGGGTCTGCGACACCGGAGGGGTCTCCTTCTGGGACGGGCGATGCGTCAGAACGGGCACACGGATGCGCGCCAGACCCCACCGCTGTCCTCGGTGGGGACTGGCGTGCCCGGCTCAAGATACGCGCGTAGAACGCCGCCGCAGAAGGGTCGTCGAGGTTAAATCTCGGTGACCACCCGAGGCCCCTTCACCGATGGCGCAGCGCATCGCGTGCGCCGCCCCACCGGCTCTGCTGCCCGGCCGGGTATTCGGGGGACCGGGCCCATAGACTGCTCAGGTCCGGTCCCGGACCGGGCCCGCATCAGCCGAGAGCAGCCAGGAGTGCCGACCGTGACCGAGACCGCAGCTGCCGACGCCGCCGCCGCGAAGCCGAGCGAGCCCGTCGAGGGCAGCGCCGACGTGATCGTGGTGGGCGCCGGACCCGCCGGGGCGACGACCGCGTACCACCTGGCCAGGGCCGGCCTGGATGTGCTGCTGCTGGAGAAGTCGTCCTTCCCCCGGGAGAAGGTCTGCGGCGACGGCCTCACCCCGCGCGCGGTCAAGCAGCTGGTGGAGATGGGCATCGACGTCTCCGAGGGCGCCGGCTGGCTGCACAACAAGGGGCTGCGGATCATCGGCGGCGGGGTGCGCCTGGAGCTGGACTGGCCGGATCTGGCGTCCTTCCCCGACTACGGCCTGGTCCGCAAGCGCGCCGACTTCGACGAACTGCTGGCCCGTCAGGCCGAGAAGGCCGGGGCGCGGCTGTATGAGCGGGCCAATGTCAGCGGCCCGCTGCTGGACGACCGTACGGGCCGGATCACCGGTGTGACCGCCAAGTTGGGCGAGGAGAAGCGGCCGGTGGTCTTCACCGCCCCGCTGGTGATCGCGGCGGACGGCAACTCCACCCGGCTGTCGCTGGCCATGGGCCTGCACCGGCGCGAGGACCGGCCGATGGGCGTCGCCTACCGGACGTACTTCACCAGCCCCCGCCACGACGACGACTACCTGGAGTCCTGGCTGGAGCTGTGGGACCGCCGCCACGGCCAGGCGACCCTGATGCCCGGCTACGGCTGGATCTTCGGCATGGGCGACGGCACCAGCAATGTCGGCCTGGGCCTGCTGAACACCACCTCGTCCTTCGGCGAGATCGACTACCGCGAGCTGCTGAAGTCCTGGTGCGCCAATATGCCGGCGGAGTGGGGCTACACCCCGGAGAACATGACCGAGCCGATCCGGGGCGCGGCGCTGCCGATGGCCTTCAACCGGCAGCCCCACTACACCCGGGGCATGCTGCTGGTCGGCGACGCGGGCGGCATGGTCAACCCCTTCAACGGGGAGGGCATCGCCTACGCCATGGAGTCCGGGAAGATCGCCGCCGAGGTGGTCGTGCAGGCGCACGCCCGGGTCACCGAGGCGGGCCGGGAGCGCGCCCTCCAGGCGTATCCGCGGGTCCTCAAGGACGTCTACGGCGGCTACTACACGCTCGGTCGTGCGTTTGTGAAACTGATCGGCAACCCCAAGGTGATGCGGCTGGCCACCGAGCGCGGCCTGACCCACCCGATGCTGATGAGGTTCGTCCTCAAGCTGCTGGCCAACCTCACCGACCCGCAGGGCGGCGACGCCATGGACCGCATCATCAACGGCCTCGCCAAGGTGGCGCCCAACGCCTGACCCCCCTGCCGCACCCCCTGCCCGACGCTGCCGCGCCTCCCCCGGAGGTGCGGCAGTCGTCGTATGCGCGCGGATTCACAAGGGCCGGCGGGCGGCCGGTCCGAGGGGGGTCAAGCACGGTCCGCTCCGCCCACCCCGGGAGGGTGAGGCCGGCTAGCACGCACCCCACCGGGCCTCAAATTTGCTCTGGGATGGAATCGCCTGATAACGCCACAAGCCCTGGAGCAGGGCTTTCATCCGGGCCCGTGACCGTAAGGGATCGATCGAACGCGCACTGTGTCCACTCCCTGACCGGTGTTACTTCATGATCATTCATCAGGTGGCGTAGATCACAAAGAGTGTGAGTGACCCCGTGTCGCAGATCACATGCGTACGGGCATAGGATGCAGCCGAATCGGGGTTTGTGAACTGCCTCACATGAGGTGATCACCGACCCGGAACCGAACGGTCCGTATGCAGTCAGGGACGACTTGCGGAGGGAGCGGGAGCGTATGAACGCTTACGCGCCGATCCTCGTACTCGGTGCCATCGCGGCGGCATTCGCGGTGGGATCCATCGTGATGGCCTCACTCACCGGCCCCAAGCGCTACAACAGGGCCAAGCTTGAGGCCTACGAATGCGGGATCGAGCCCACCCCGCAACCGGCCGGCGGCGGTCGGTTCCCGATCAAGTACTACCTCACGGCGATGCTCTTCATCGTCTTCGA is part of the Peterkaempfera bronchialis genome and encodes:
- a CDS encoding geranylgeranyl reductase family protein, encoding MTETAAADAAAAKPSEPVEGSADVIVVGAGPAGATTAYHLARAGLDVLLLEKSSFPREKVCGDGLTPRAVKQLVEMGIDVSEGAGWLHNKGLRIIGGGVRLELDWPDLASFPDYGLVRKRADFDELLARQAEKAGARLYERANVSGPLLDDRTGRITGVTAKLGEEKRPVVFTAPLVIAADGNSTRLSLAMGLHRREDRPMGVAYRTYFTSPRHDDDYLESWLELWDRRHGQATLMPGYGWIFGMGDGTSNVGLGLLNTTSSFGEIDYRELLKSWCANMPAEWGYTPENMTEPIRGAALPMAFNRQPHYTRGMLLVGDAGGMVNPFNGEGIAYAMESGKIAAEVVVQAHARVTEAGRERALQAYPRVLKDVYGGYYTLGRAFVKLIGNPKVMRLATERGLTHPMLMRFVLKLLANLTDPQGGDAMDRIINGLAKVAPNA
- a CDS encoding NADH-quinone oxidoreductase subunit A — encoded protein: MNAYAPILVLGAIAAAFAVGSIVMASLTGPKRYNRAKLEAYECGIEPTPQPAGGGRFPIKYYLTAMLFIVFDIEIVFLYPWAVSFDALGIFGLVEMLLFIATVFVAYAYVWRRGGLEWD